One region of Oncorhynchus mykiss isolate Arlee chromosome 8, USDA_OmykA_1.1, whole genome shotgun sequence genomic DNA includes:
- the LOC110529493 gene encoding uncharacterized protein C6orf163 homolog isoform X1: MEAVRRLRKKGTSGCLALEERRPPRFSDLSTLSSPLDPDFMLQPEDAKTVASKKKDEVLVEVRAVMISSITGNIEKTRREEMDIAQRNIDKAEGRYKAELTTLKESTQALETLLDKTIRDLRTAVADKQVYMDDLEETRAAFQHFINQQFKELKPDQADFILPSKKCTG, encoded by the exons ATGGAAGCGGTAAGGAGGCTCCGAAAGAAGGGGACTTCAGGATGCCTGGCCTTAGAGGAGCGAAGACCACCACGCTTTTCCGATCTGTCAACCCTGAGCTCACCGTTAGACCC GGACTTCATGCTGCAACCGGAGGATGCGAAGACTGTGGCCAGCAAGAAAAAAGATGAGGTACTGGTGGAAGTGAGGGCAGTGATGATATCCAGCATCACTGGCAACATCGAGAAAACCCGAAGGGAGGAGATGGATATTGCCCAACGCAACATAGACAAGGCGGAGGGGCGGTACAAGGCAGAACTAACTACCTTGAAGGAGTCAACACAAGCACTGGAGACTCTGCTGGACAAGACCATCAGGGACCTCCGTACAGCTGTAGCCGATAAGCAAGTATATATGGATGACCTGGAAGAAACAAGGGCAGCATTTCAACATTTCATCAATCAGCAGTTTAAAGAATTGAAGCCTGATCAAGCTGACTTTATCCTACCATCAAAGAAATGTACAGGTTGA
- the gjb7 gene encoding connexin 28.8 encodes MSNWGFLENVLSGVNKYSTVIGRIWLSIVFIFRILVYVAAAEQVWKDEHNDFVCNTQQPGCENVCFDHFFPISQIRLWALQLIMVSTPSLLVALHVAYRENRESRHGKKLYEDKGRIDGGLLCTYILSLVFKTTFEVGSLLAFYFLYSGFDVPRLLRCSLDPCPNTVDCYISKATEKMVFLYIMGCTSILCIALNVSEMVYILSKQCWKCFSKRYIPIEERAHWHCNHTVPISNSSSTLHPTPNKYTMGSQDPATKGNQPFPS; translated from the coding sequence ATGTCAAACTGGGGGTTTCTGGAGAACGTCCTGAGTGGGGTAAACAAGTACTCCACAGTCATCGGCCGCATCTGGCTCTCCATCGTCTTCATCTTCCGCATCCTGGTGTACGTGGCGGCTGCTGAGCAGGTCTGGAAGGACGAGCACAATGACTTTGTCTGCAACACCCAGCAGCCTGGCTGTGAGAACGTGTGCTTCGACCATTTCTTCCCCATCTCCCAGATCCGCCTGTGGGCCCTCCAGCTCATCATGGTGTCCACTCCATCCCTGTTGGTGGCTCTACACGTGGCCTACCGTGAGAACAGGGAGAGCAGGCATGGCAAGAAGCTGTATGAGGACAAAGGTAGGATTGACGGAGGTCTGCTCTGCACCTATATCCTCAGCCTCGTCTTCAAGACTACCTTCGAGGTAGGCTCCCTCCTGGCCTTCTACTTCCTCTACAGTGGCTTTGACGTTCCCAGACTGCTTCGCTGCAGCCTGGACCCTTGCCCTAACACCGTAGACTGCTACATCTCCAAAGCCACTGAGAAGATGGTCTTCCTCTACATCATGGGCTGTACGTCCATATTGTGTATTGCACTGAATGTCTCGGAGATGGTATACATCCTATCTAAACAGTGCTGGAAGTGTTTTAGCAAGCGGTATATCCCCATTGAAGAGAGAGCTCACTGGCATTGTAATCACACTGTCCCAATCAGCAACAGTTCCTCAACCCTTCATCCCACACCTAACAAATATACAATGGGCTCACAAGATCCAGCAACAAAGGGAAACCAACCCTTTCCCTCTTAA
- the LOC110529493 gene encoding uncharacterized protein C6orf163 homolog isoform X2, with the protein MQTLICRDFMLQPEDAKTVASKKKDEVLVEVRAVMISSITGNIEKTRREEMDIAQRNIDKAEGRYKAELTTLKESTQALETLLDKTIRDLRTAVADKQVYMDDLEETRAAFQHFINQQFKELKPDQADFILPSKKCTG; encoded by the exons ATGCAAACTCTTATTTGCAG GGACTTCATGCTGCAACCGGAGGATGCGAAGACTGTGGCCAGCAAGAAAAAAGATGAGGTACTGGTGGAAGTGAGGGCAGTGATGATATCCAGCATCACTGGCAACATCGAGAAAACCCGAAGGGAGGAGATGGATATTGCCCAACGCAACATAGACAAGGCGGAGGGGCGGTACAAGGCAGAACTAACTACCTTGAAGGAGTCAACACAAGCACTGGAGACTCTGCTGGACAAGACCATCAGGGACCTCCGTACAGCTGTAGCCGATAAGCAAGTATATATGGATGACCTGGAAGAAACAAGGGCAGCATTTCAACATTTCATCAATCAGCAGTTTAAAGAATTGAAGCCTGATCAAGCTGACTTTATCCTACCATCAAAGAAATGTACAGGTTGA
- the LOC110529493 gene encoding small integral membrane protein 8 isoform X3, whose product MAYGSGKEAPKEGDFRMPGLRGAKTTTLFRSVNPELTVRPNKPVMAFGLVTMSLCVGYLGYLHATKENDPQLYEVIDSEGEENV is encoded by the exons ATGGCATATGGAAGCGGTAAGGAGGCTCCGAAAGAAGGGGACTTCAGGATGCCTGGCCTTAGAGGAGCGAAGACCACCACGCTTTTCCGATCTGTCAACCCTGAGCTCACCGTTAGACCC AACAAGCCAGTGATGGCATTTGGACTTGTTACAATGTCCTTGTGTGTGGGCTACCTGGGATACCTTCATGCCACCAAAGAGAACGACCCGCAGCTGTATGAAGTTATTGACAGTGAAGGGGAGGAAAACGTGTAA